In Gemmata obscuriglobus, a single genomic region encodes these proteins:
- a CDS encoding EF-hand domain-containing protein, which yields MNRVIFVALVGAAVLCAAPARPAEPGPSPRADALELLFIGGEKPARLELRAEIDGRPVPAVWDDTFAKLFAYFDRDADGALDATEAARLPSAFALRQVLWGQSTPFTGAAPPLADIDLNGDGKASPDELADFYRRAGLGGVLVGVGRAPATDALTDALLKHLDTNKDGKLTEAEVKAAPDALKALDANDDELIGPGELVERTAYPGALGAILVTAPAPNGAPDAVADALPFVVLPLRTADRGWEAAVAARREKVGLSAFTAESLRGPRRPSPAAVWKARFGEKLTGGALEPVGGKLPASGRLVYAAGAVRLELRSDEGKLAEPVAAARKRYAAQFAEADADANARLDPKELAAPKAGTLKQLAAAADRNGDGALSDTELTAWLDLQDQIARGHVLLTVIDHGAGLFELLDADHDGALSVRELRGAWDRLTAAGCVTDGRFDRAKLPRQLLAAISRGHPKSSPGKPARPGPAWFVAMDRNGDGDVSRREFTGPAAVFDTLDADKDGLLDAREAGAAVKN from the coding sequence GTGAACCGGGTCATTTTCGTCGCGCTGGTCGGGGCCGCGGTCCTGTGCGCCGCGCCCGCGAGACCGGCGGAACCCGGCCCCAGCCCGCGGGCCGACGCGCTCGAACTGCTGTTCATCGGGGGCGAGAAGCCCGCGCGGCTGGAGCTGCGCGCCGAGATCGACGGGCGGCCCGTCCCCGCGGTCTGGGATGACACGTTCGCGAAGCTGTTCGCGTACTTCGACCGCGACGCCGACGGCGCCCTCGACGCCACCGAGGCGGCCCGCCTGCCGTCGGCGTTCGCGCTGCGGCAGGTGCTGTGGGGGCAGTCCACGCCCTTCACGGGCGCCGCGCCGCCGCTTGCGGACATCGACCTCAACGGGGACGGCAAGGCGAGCCCCGACGAACTCGCCGACTTCTACCGCCGGGCTGGGCTGGGCGGGGTGCTCGTGGGGGTCGGGAGGGCACCGGCGACCGATGCCTTAACCGATGCGCTGCTGAAGCACCTCGACACCAACAAGGACGGCAAGCTCACCGAGGCGGAGGTGAAGGCGGCCCCCGACGCGCTGAAGGCGCTCGACGCCAACGACGACGAGCTGATCGGCCCCGGCGAACTGGTCGAGCGCACCGCCTACCCCGGCGCGCTCGGGGCGATCCTGGTGACGGCCCCGGCGCCGAACGGGGCGCCCGACGCCGTCGCGGACGCGCTCCCGTTCGTGGTGCTGCCGCTGCGCACCGCGGACCGCGGCTGGGAGGCCGCCGTGGCGGCCCGTCGCGAAAAGGTCGGGCTATCGGCGTTCACGGCCGAGTCGCTACGTGGTCCGCGAAGGCCGTCACCAGCGGCCGTGTGGAAGGCACGGTTCGGGGAGAAGCTGACCGGCGGCGCGCTGGAGCCGGTCGGCGGAAAGCTCCCCGCGAGCGGCCGGCTCGTGTACGCCGCCGGCGCGGTGCGGCTCGAACTCCGGTCGGACGAGGGGAAGCTCGCCGAGCCGGTCGCCGCCGCGCGCAAGCGGTACGCCGCCCAGTTCGCCGAGGCCGACGCCGACGCGAACGCGCGCCTCGACCCGAAGGAGCTCGCGGCCCCGAAGGCCGGGACGCTCAAACAGCTCGCGGCGGCGGCCGACCGGAACGGCGACGGCGCCTTGAGCGACACGGAGCTGACCGCGTGGCTCGACCTCCAGGACCAGATCGCGAGGGGGCACGTGCTGCTGACGGTGATCGACCACGGCGCCGGGCTGTTCGAGCTGCTGGACGCGGACCACGACGGGGCGCTGTCGGTGCGCGAGCTGCGCGGCGCGTGGGACCGGCTGACGGCCGCGGGGTGCGTGACCGACGGCCGTTTCGACCGCGCGAAGCTGCCGCGCCAGTTGCTCGCCGCGATCAGCCGCGGGCACCCGAAGTCGTCCCCGGGCAAGCCGGCCCGGCCCGGCCCGGCGTGGTTCGTGGCGATGGACCGCAACGGCGACGGGGACGTGTCGCGCCGCGAGTTCACCGGCCCGGCTGCGGTGTTCGACACGCTCGACGCCGACAAGGACGGCCTCCTCGACGCCCGCGAGGCCGGCGCCGCGGTTAAAAACTGA
- a CDS encoding DUF1501 domain-containing protein — translation MRTFTNPLTRRGLFRSAAGAGLGAGFTSGWLRALAAGAPKKPAKSVIVLWLDGGPATIDLWDLKPGHANGGPFRAIDTAAPGLKIGEHLPKLAKLGKDLAVVRSMSTKEGDHGRATYLLRTGYTPLGAIQYPAAGAVIAKELGAEAGDLPNFVSVAPARNAASGGGFLGPHFDPLVVGELTAPQDGLKVPDLARTAGVGDDAQRARLELLAGAERQFAAGRESAVAGSVRAATARAVRLMKPEAAAAFDLEQEKPKARDAYGRGLFGQGCLLARRLVERGVPFVEVTLDGWDTHQNNFDRVKDLCGALDAGFAALLADLKDRGMLDSTLVVCQGEFGRTPKINGNTGRDHWPASWAVALAGGGLKTGQAVGRTSTDGAAVEDKPRGVPDLIATVAKAVGIDPKKQNMSNVGRPIRVADPDAEPIKELL, via the coding sequence GTGCGCACCTTTACGAACCCACTCACCCGCCGCGGACTGTTCCGCTCGGCGGCCGGCGCCGGCCTCGGGGCCGGGTTCACGTCCGGCTGGCTCCGCGCGCTCGCCGCGGGCGCGCCCAAGAAGCCCGCCAAGTCGGTCATCGTGCTGTGGCTCGACGGCGGGCCGGCGACCATCGACCTGTGGGACCTGAAGCCGGGCCACGCGAACGGCGGGCCGTTCCGGGCGATCGACACCGCCGCCCCCGGCCTGAAGATCGGCGAGCACCTGCCGAAGCTCGCGAAGCTCGGCAAGGACCTCGCCGTGGTGCGGTCGATGTCCACCAAGGAGGGCGACCACGGGCGGGCCACCTACCTCCTGCGCACCGGGTACACCCCGCTGGGCGCGATCCAGTACCCGGCCGCCGGCGCGGTCATCGCCAAGGAGCTGGGGGCCGAGGCCGGCGACCTGCCGAACTTCGTCAGCGTCGCGCCGGCGCGCAACGCCGCGTCCGGCGGCGGGTTCCTCGGGCCGCACTTCGACCCGCTCGTGGTCGGCGAGCTGACCGCCCCGCAGGACGGGCTGAAGGTGCCCGACCTGGCCCGCACCGCCGGCGTCGGCGACGACGCGCAGCGGGCGCGGCTCGAACTGCTCGCCGGCGCCGAGCGGCAGTTCGCCGCCGGCCGCGAGTCGGCGGTCGCGGGCAGCGTCCGGGCCGCGACCGCCCGCGCGGTGCGGCTCATGAAGCCGGAGGCCGCGGCGGCGTTCGACCTGGAGCAGGAGAAGCCGAAGGCGCGCGACGCCTACGGCCGCGGGCTGTTCGGTCAGGGGTGCCTGCTGGCCCGCCGGCTGGTGGAGCGGGGCGTGCCGTTCGTGGAGGTGACGCTCGACGGCTGGGACACCCACCAGAACAACTTCGACCGCGTGAAGGACCTGTGCGGCGCCCTCGATGCCGGGTTCGCCGCTCTGCTGGCGGATCTGAAGGACCGCGGGATGCTGGACAGCACGCTGGTGGTGTGCCAGGGGGAGTTCGGCCGCACGCCCAAGATCAACGGCAACACCGGGCGCGACCACTGGCCCGCGTCGTGGGCCGTGGCCCTCGCCGGCGGCGGGCTGAAAACGGGGCAGGCGGTCGGCAGAACGAGCACGGACGGCGCCGCGGTCGAGGACAAGCCGCGCGGGGTGCCGGACCTGATCGCCACGGTCGCGAAAGCGGTCGGCATCGACCCGAAGAAGCAGAACATGTCGAACGTGGGCCGGCCCATCCGGGTCGCCGACCCGGACGCCGAGCCCATCAAGGAGCTGCTGTGA
- a CDS encoding DUF1501 domain-containing protein, which yields MFSLRVRPSRRDWLRLSAAGAVGVSQSGWLGALADDAARAPKKHKSVILLWMNGGPATIDLWDLKPGHDNGGPFREAATAAPGLKISEHLPKLAKLGKELAVVRSMATREGDHQRARVVGLTGYTPQGAIQFPALGALVAHEFDDPKADLPGFVAVGGRSDVGGGFLGPRFAPFVVGGERERGGPANADLRVADLDPPAGLGTEAQVKRLDLLAGLEKDFAPGKAHPVAETMRAATDRAVRLMRPEAAAAFRLEDETPQVRDAYGRGTFGQGCLLARRLVERGVPFVEVTLDGWDTHNNNFDRVKALSTTLDTGFSALLADLKDRGLLDRTLVVCQGEFGRTPKINGQSGRDHWPASWAVALAGAGVKGGQAVGKTSKDGTQVESDPTRTADLVATVMKAAGLDPMKQNMSNVSRPIRLADPSGKPIKELL from the coding sequence ATGTTCTCACTGCGTGTTCGGCCGTCGCGCCGGGACTGGCTGCGGCTCTCGGCCGCCGGCGCGGTCGGCGTGTCACAGTCCGGGTGGCTCGGCGCGCTGGCCGACGACGCCGCCCGCGCCCCGAAGAAGCACAAGTCCGTCATCCTCTTGTGGATGAACGGCGGCCCCGCGACCATCGACCTGTGGGACCTGAAGCCGGGCCACGACAACGGCGGCCCGTTCCGGGAGGCCGCCACCGCCGCACCCGGGCTGAAGATCAGCGAGCACCTGCCGAAACTCGCGAAGCTCGGCAAGGAGCTGGCCGTGGTCCGCTCGATGGCGACCCGCGAGGGCGACCACCAGCGGGCGCGCGTCGTCGGCCTGACCGGGTACACCCCGCAAGGGGCGATCCAGTTCCCCGCGCTCGGCGCGCTGGTGGCGCACGAGTTCGACGACCCGAAGGCCGACCTGCCCGGGTTCGTCGCGGTCGGCGGCCGGTCGGACGTCGGCGGCGGGTTCCTCGGGCCGCGGTTCGCGCCGTTCGTGGTGGGCGGGGAGCGCGAGCGCGGCGGCCCTGCGAACGCCGACCTGCGCGTCGCCGACCTCGACCCACCGGCCGGCCTCGGCACGGAGGCGCAGGTGAAGCGCCTCGACCTGCTCGCGGGGCTGGAGAAGGACTTCGCGCCCGGGAAGGCGCACCCGGTGGCCGAGACGATGCGCGCCGCGACCGACCGCGCCGTCCGGCTGATGCGCCCGGAGGCCGCCGCTGCGTTCCGGCTCGAGGACGAGACGCCGCAGGTGCGCGACGCCTACGGCCGCGGCACCTTCGGCCAGGGGTGCCTGCTCGCCCGCCGGCTGGTGGAACGGGGCGTGCCGTTCGTGGAAGTGACGCTCGACGGCTGGGACACGCACAACAACAACTTCGACCGCGTCAAGGCGCTCTCCACCACGCTCGACACCGGGTTCTCCGCTCTGCTGGCGGACCTGAAGGACCGCGGGCTGTTGGACCGCACGCTGGTGGTGTGCCAAGGGGAGTTCGGGCGGACGCCGAAGATCAACGGGCAGAGCGGCCGCGACCACTGGCCCGCGTCGTGGGCCGTGGCCCTCGCCGGGGCCGGCGTCAAGGGCGGGCAGGCGGTCGGCAAGACCAGCAAAGACGGCACGCAGGTGGAGAGCGACCCGACCCGCACCGCGGACCTCGTCGCCACCGTGATGAAGGCCGCCGGGCTGGATCCGATGAAGCAGAACATGTCGAACGTGAGCCGGCCCATCCGGCTGGCCGACCCGAGCGGCAAACCGATCAAGGAGCTGCTGTGA